A genomic region of Friedmanniella luteola contains the following coding sequences:
- a CDS encoding rhomboid family intramembrane serine protease, whose translation MSANPTGPDFTAPGFLGCYRHPERMTGISCQRCGKPICGECMEPASVGFQCPSCVHRGRAGTRPARTRFGATVRPDSGVVTKALMVVLAGVWLLDFVTGGLATRLLFMDNAAVAAGQVWRLLTASLSSGSFLGVLMNLVVLWLAGRALESELGRWRFLALYLTAGLGGTTLFFVFGPPFGGALAASAAVVGLLAANAIGKRKAGEDVRGDVGLLLLLVLYALLVGFSGYGWLTLVGGILVGALSGWVLAHAPRRRRSLLQVTGLLGVVALCAVAVALRVSLF comes from the coding sequence GTGAGCGCCAACCCCACCGGGCCCGACTTCACTGCGCCCGGCTTCCTCGGCTGCTACCGGCATCCGGAGCGGATGACGGGCATCAGCTGCCAGCGCTGCGGCAAGCCGATCTGCGGCGAGTGCATGGAGCCGGCCTCGGTGGGGTTCCAGTGCCCGTCGTGCGTCCACCGTGGCCGGGCCGGCACCCGCCCGGCGCGGACGCGGTTCGGCGCCACGGTGCGGCCGGACAGCGGCGTGGTCACCAAGGCCCTGATGGTCGTCCTCGCCGGGGTCTGGCTGCTCGACTTCGTCACCGGCGGGCTGGCCACCCGCCTCCTCTTCATGGACAACGCGGCGGTGGCCGCCGGCCAGGTGTGGCGGCTGCTGACCGCGTCGCTCAGCTCCGGCAGCTTCCTCGGGGTGCTGATGAACCTCGTGGTGCTCTGGCTCGCGGGCCGGGCCCTCGAGTCCGAGCTGGGCCGCTGGCGCTTCCTCGCCCTCTACCTGACGGCGGGGCTGGGCGGCACCACCCTCTTCTTCGTCTTCGGCCCGCCCTTCGGCGGGGCGCTGGCCGCCTCCGCCGCGGTCGTCGGGCTGCTGGCCGCGAACGCCATCGGCAAGCGCAAGGCGGGGGAGGACGTCCGCGGCGACGTGGGCCTGCTGCTCCTGCTCGTGCTGTACGCGCTGCTCGTCGGCTTCAGCGGCTACGGCTGGCTCACCCTGGTCGGCGGCATCCTCGTCGGCGCGCTGAGCGGCTGGGTGCTGGCCCATGCACCGCGCCGCCGCCGCTCGTTGCTGCAGGTGACCGGACTGCTCGGCGTCGTCGCGCTCTGCGCGGTGGCCGTGGCCCTGCGGGTCAGCCTGTTCTGA
- a CDS encoding ROK family glucokinase — translation MLSIGIDIGGTKVAAGVVDEQGVILERLQEPTPSHSPVAVEDAIVRLVRQLRSRHRVDAVGIGAAGWVDNEQAVVRFSPHLAWRSEPLKARLVERVDLPLIVDNDANAAAWAEYRFGAGRGSSVMVCITLGTGIGGGLVINRQLFRGTYGMAGEWGHMIAVPGGHWCECGNRGCWEQYASGNSLVREARALARTNSPTAFRLLEMVGGDPDEITGPDVTAAAIAGEPNSVELLADVGTWLGRGIANLAAALDPEVVVIGGGVSAAGDLLLLPARQAFSRTLTGRGFREEARLELAHFRNDAGLIGAADLARHAMVEPPDSARFGFWPRRRKQKVRRVRTRRERRERWATRA, via the coding sequence GTGCTGAGCATCGGCATCGACATCGGCGGCACGAAGGTCGCCGCCGGCGTGGTCGACGAGCAGGGCGTCATCCTCGAGCGGCTGCAGGAGCCGACACCGTCGCACAGCCCCGTCGCGGTCGAGGACGCGATCGTCCGGCTCGTCCGGCAGCTGCGCTCGCGGCACCGGGTCGACGCGGTGGGCATCGGTGCCGCCGGCTGGGTCGACAACGAGCAGGCCGTCGTCCGGTTCTCCCCGCACCTCGCGTGGCGCTCCGAGCCGTTGAAGGCGCGGCTCGTCGAGCGGGTCGACCTGCCGCTGATCGTGGACAACGACGCCAACGCCGCCGCCTGGGCGGAGTACCGGTTCGGCGCGGGCCGCGGCTCCTCGGTGATGGTCTGCATCACCCTGGGCACCGGCATCGGCGGCGGCCTGGTGATCAACCGGCAGCTGTTCCGCGGCACCTACGGGATGGCGGGGGAGTGGGGCCACATGATCGCGGTGCCCGGCGGGCACTGGTGCGAGTGCGGCAACCGCGGCTGCTGGGAGCAGTACGCCTCGGGCAACTCCCTCGTCCGCGAGGCCCGGGCGCTGGCCCGGACCAACTCCCCGACCGCCTTCCGGCTGCTGGAGATGGTGGGCGGTGACCCGGACGAGATCACCGGCCCGGACGTCACCGCCGCCGCCATCGCCGGCGAGCCCAACTCCGTCGAGCTGCTGGCCGACGTCGGCACCTGGCTGGGGCGCGGCATCGCCAACCTCGCGGCGGCCCTGGACCCGGAGGTGGTCGTCATCGGCGGCGGCGTCAGCGCGGCGGGCGACCTGCTGCTGCTGCCCGCCCGGCAGGCCTTCAGCCGGACGCTGACCGGGCGCGGGTTCCGCGAGGAGGCCCGGCTGGAGCTCGCGCACTTCCGGAACGACGCCGGACTCATCGGCGCCGCCGACCTGGCCCGGCACGCCATGGTCGAGCCGCCCGACTCGGCCCGCTTCGGCTTCTGGCCCCGACGTCGCAAGCAGAAGGTCCGCCGCGTGCGGACCCGCCGCGAGCGCCGCGAGCGCTGGGCCACCCGGGCCTGA
- a CDS encoding SRPBCC family protein, with product MPDQTSGSIAIAAPPEAVMAVISDVEQYPAWVDSMSSAEVLTSASGRPETVRMVLDHPVVQDDYVLRYQWEPAVVSWRLVEGDLLKTMDGSYTVEPAGAGTNVTYRLTVDANLPMIGMFRRKAEKTIIDGALRGLKRRVEG from the coding sequence GTGCCCGACCAGACGAGCGGCTCCATCGCCATCGCGGCCCCGCCCGAGGCGGTGATGGCCGTCATCTCCGACGTGGAGCAGTACCCCGCCTGGGTGGACTCGATGAGCAGCGCTGAGGTCCTGACCTCCGCCAGCGGGCGGCCCGAGACGGTGCGCATGGTCCTCGACCACCCCGTCGTCCAGGACGACTACGTCCTGCGGTACCAGTGGGAGCCCGCGGTGGTCAGCTGGCGGCTCGTCGAGGGCGACCTGCTCAAGACCATGGACGGCTCCTACACCGTCGAGCCGGCGGGTGCGGGCACGAACGTGACCTACCGGCTGACCGTCGACGCGAACCTGCCGATGATCGGGATGTTCCGCCGCAAGGCCGAGAAGACGATCATCGACGGCGCCCTCCGGGGCCTCAAGCGCCGGGTGGAGGGCTGA
- a CDS encoding alpha/beta hydrolase translates to MSPASTSAPSSAVRGLLGRLTGYGRPAGPAPTSAPVVPQAQPYAGGSGPYGVLLCHGFTGTPHSMRPWAEHLEAAGFRVVLPRLPGHGTSWQELNRTQWTDWYAAVDRAFVDLTRQCERVGVAGLSMGGALALRLAEQHGDAVAALALVNPCINITDPRIRFSRLLSVVPSLRGIAGDIAKPGEGEFGYTRNPLRALHSQTELWADVRAGLDRVTSPTQVYWSRQDHVVDPSSLALIRAGVRTPDLEVVTLERSYHVATLDYDADDIFRGSADFFRRHVGDRA, encoded by the coding sequence GTGAGCCCCGCGTCGACGTCAGCGCCGTCCTCCGCGGTCCGCGGCCTGCTGGGCCGGCTGACCGGGTACGGCCGGCCCGCGGGACCGGCCCCGACGTCGGCCCCGGTCGTGCCGCAGGCTCAGCCGTACGCCGGCGGCTCCGGCCCGTACGGGGTCCTGCTCTGCCACGGCTTCACGGGCACACCCCACTCGATGCGCCCCTGGGCCGAGCACCTGGAGGCGGCGGGCTTCCGGGTCGTGCTGCCCCGGCTCCCGGGGCACGGCACCAGCTGGCAGGAGCTGAACCGGACGCAGTGGACCGACTGGTACGCCGCGGTCGACCGGGCGTTCGTCGACCTGACCCGGCAGTGCGAGCGGGTCGGCGTAGCCGGCCTGTCGATGGGCGGGGCGCTGGCGCTGCGGCTGGCCGAGCAGCACGGCGACGCGGTGGCCGCCCTGGCCCTGGTCAACCCGTGCATCAACATCACCGACCCCCGCATCCGGTTCTCCCGGCTGCTCAGCGTGGTGCCGTCGCTGCGGGGCATCGCCGGCGACATCGCCAAGCCGGGCGAGGGCGAGTTCGGCTACACCCGCAACCCGCTGCGGGCGCTGCACTCGCAGACCGAGCTGTGGGCCGACGTGCGGGCCGGCCTGGACCGGGTGACCTCGCCGACCCAGGTGTACTGGTCTCGGCAGGACCACGTCGTCGACCCGTCGTCGCTGGCCCTCATCCGGGCGGGTGTGCGCACCCCCGACCTGGAGGTCGTCACCCTGGAACGCAGCTACCATGTAGCCACGCTGGACTACGACGCGGACGACATCTTCCGCGGCTCCGCGGACTTCTTCCGCCGACACGTGGGGGACCGAGCATGA
- a CDS encoding methyltransferase domain-containing protein — protein sequence MDAPRAPDAETYSHGHHASVLRSHRWRTGENSAGFLLPHLRPGLRLLDVGSGAGTITADLAALLAPGEVVGLDGAVAAVDATAALAAERGLTNLTAVQGSAYDLASAGSGFDVVHAHQVLQHLADPVGALRAMADACAPDGLVAVRDADYAAMTWYPDDAGLSRWLELYRSVARANGGEPDAGRRLVGWARAAGLTDVVASASVWCFADPEDLGWWTGTWAERLTESAFGRQGVDLGLTDPAGLAGLAAAWRAWGRREDAWFAVLHGEVLARP from the coding sequence GTGGATGCTCCCCGGGCCCCCGACGCCGAGACCTACTCCCACGGCCACCACGCCTCCGTCCTGCGCTCGCACCGCTGGCGGACGGGGGAGAACTCGGCCGGCTTCCTGCTCCCGCACCTTCGGCCCGGGCTGCGGCTGCTGGACGTCGGCTCCGGGGCCGGCACCATCACCGCCGACCTCGCCGCCCTGCTCGCCCCGGGCGAGGTCGTGGGGCTGGACGGCGCCGTGGCCGCCGTCGACGCCACGGCCGCCCTGGCGGCCGAGCGGGGGCTCACCAACCTGACCGCCGTCCAGGGCAGCGCCTACGACCTGGCGTCGGCCGGCTCGGGCTTCGACGTCGTGCACGCGCACCAGGTGCTGCAGCACCTGGCCGACCCGGTCGGTGCCCTGCGGGCGATGGCGGACGCCTGCGCCCCCGACGGGCTGGTGGCGGTCCGCGACGCCGACTACGCCGCGATGACCTGGTACCCCGACGACGCGGGCCTGAGCCGGTGGCTCGAGCTCTACCGGTCCGTCGCCCGCGCCAACGGGGGCGAGCCCGACGCGGGCCGGCGGCTCGTGGGCTGGGCCCGCGCCGCCGGGCTGACGGACGTCGTCGCGTCGGCCTCGGTGTGGTGCTTCGCCGACCCCGAGGACCTGGGCTGGTGGACCGGCACCTGGGCGGAGCGGCTGACGGAGTCGGCGTTCGGCCGGCAGGGGGTCGATCTCGGCCTCACCGACCCGGCCGGGCTCGCCGGGCTGGCGGCGGCCTGGCGGGCGTGGGGGCGGCGGGAGGACGCGTGGTTCGCCGTGCTGCACGGCGAGGTGCTGGCCCGCCCCTGA
- a CDS encoding Lrp/AsnC family transcriptional regulator: protein MVTAIVFVKAEVARIPEVAEAIAALSGVSEVYSVTGAIDLIALIRVAQHDQVADVVADSLNKVPGVLSTETHIAFRAYSAHDLEAAFSLGG, encoded by the coding sequence ATGGTCACCGCCATCGTGTTCGTCAAGGCCGAGGTCGCCCGGATCCCGGAGGTGGCCGAGGCCATCGCCGCCCTCAGCGGGGTCAGCGAGGTGTACTCGGTGACGGGGGCGATCGACCTGATCGCGCTGATCCGGGTCGCGCAGCACGACCAGGTGGCCGACGTCGTGGCCGACAGCCTGAACAAGGTGCCCGGGGTGCTGAGCACCGAGACCCACATCGCCTTCCGGGCCTACTCCGCGCACGACCTCGAGGCGGCGTTCTCCCTTGGCGGCTGA
- a CDS encoding glycosyltransferase family 4 protein has product MGRTLVVTNDFPPRIGGIESFVADLCHLLDDDVVVLASGPPGAAATDTARGYPVLRRGGLLLPTPAVARDAARLLRSTGADRVLFGAAAPLGLLAPALRRAGARHVVGLTHGHEVWWARVPAARAVLRRVGDGCDHLTTISDHTTAAVAAALSPAARRRLLRLPPPVDLDRFTPAPDDALGARPVRCVAVGRFVRQKGFDTLLRAWRTVLDGWPAAAAAPELVLVGDGPERAALTRLAGALGLAPTVRMTGALDRDAVLAELRAARVFALPVRSRWGGLYAEGLGLAAVEAAACGLPVVVGRSGGAPETVVDGRTGAVVEPDDPAAVAGAVRTLLLDPARAAALGAAGRRHVAARYGADAARRTLRAALELG; this is encoded by the coding sequence GTGGGCCGCACCCTCGTCGTCACCAACGACTTCCCGCCGCGGATCGGCGGCATCGAGTCCTTCGTCGCCGACCTGTGCCACCTGCTCGACGACGACGTCGTGGTGCTCGCCTCCGGCCCGCCGGGCGCCGCCGCGACCGACACGGCGCGCGGGTACCCGGTGCTGCGGCGGGGCGGGCTGCTGCTGCCGACCCCTGCCGTGGCCCGGGACGCGGCCCGGCTGCTGCGGAGCACGGGGGCGGACCGAGTGCTCTTCGGGGCGGCGGCGCCGCTGGGCCTGCTGGCCCCGGCGCTGCGTCGGGCCGGGGCCCGGCACGTCGTCGGGCTGACCCACGGGCACGAGGTGTGGTGGGCGCGGGTGCCGGCCGCCCGGGCAGTGCTCCGCCGCGTCGGCGACGGCTGCGACCACCTCACCACCATCTCCGACCACACCACGGCCGCCGTCGCCGCCGCGCTGTCCCCGGCCGCCCGCCGCCGGCTGCTGCGGCTGCCGCCCCCGGTCGACCTCGACCGGTTCACCCCGGCCCCCGACGACGCGCTCGGTGCGCGACCGGTGCGCTGCGTCGCCGTCGGCCGCTTCGTCCGGCAGAAGGGCTTCGACACCCTGCTCCGGGCCTGGCGCACGGTGCTCGACGGCTGGCCGGCCGCCGCGGCGGCCCCGGAGCTGGTCCTGGTCGGCGACGGGCCGGAGCGGGCGGCCCTGACCCGGCTGGCCGGTGCGCTGGGACTCGCGCCGACCGTGCGGATGACCGGTGCGCTGGACCGCGACGCGGTGCTGGCCGAGCTCCGGGCGGCACGGGTGTTCGCCCTGCCGGTGCGCAGCCGCTGGGGCGGGCTGTACGCGGAGGGGCTCGGGCTGGCCGCGGTGGAGGCGGCGGCCTGCGGGCTGCCCGTCGTCGTCGGCCGCTCCGGCGGGGCCCCCGAGACCGTCGTCGACGGCCGCACCGGCGCGGTGGTCGAGCCCGACGACCCGGCCGCCGTCGCGGGAGCGGTGCGGACCCTGCTCCTGGACCCCGCCCGGGCCGCCGCCCTGGGCGCGGCCGGACGTCGTCACGTCGCCGCCCGCTACGGTGCGGACGCCGCCCGCCGGACGCTCCGGGCCGCGCTCGAGCTCGGCTGA
- a CDS encoding lysophospholipid acyltransferase family protein has protein sequence MLYWVLKWFLFLPVIKVAFRPWIEGKENIPSSGPAILVANHVSAGDTYLIPALIPRRLAFPAKAEAFAGTGVRGRVLKWFLEGVGMLPMDRSGGRASASSMTSVLDVLERGELLGIFPEGTRSPDGRLHKGKTGVARLVLQARVPVLPVGVVDTQFVKLPLLGIPVMRRPGVRIGRPMDFDRYAGAGNDRDVLRWVTDEIMAAVQELSGQTYVDAYAASVKSAAAEGRVFPTTVLERPGAGRPVPPVPAPVPRPAEVTP, from the coding sequence TTGCTCTACTGGGTGCTGAAGTGGTTCCTCTTCCTCCCCGTGATCAAGGTGGCGTTCCGGCCCTGGATCGAGGGGAAGGAGAACATCCCGTCGTCGGGACCGGCGATCCTGGTGGCGAACCACGTCTCCGCGGGCGACACCTACCTGATCCCGGCGCTGATCCCGCGCCGGCTGGCCTTCCCCGCCAAGGCGGAGGCCTTCGCCGGCACCGGCGTGCGCGGACGGGTGCTGAAGTGGTTCCTCGAGGGCGTCGGCATGCTGCCGATGGACCGCTCGGGCGGCCGGGCCAGCGCCAGCAGCATGACGAGCGTGCTCGACGTGCTGGAGCGCGGCGAGCTGCTCGGCATCTTCCCCGAGGGCACCCGCTCGCCCGACGGCCGGCTGCACAAGGGCAAGACCGGCGTCGCCCGGCTGGTCCTGCAGGCCCGGGTCCCGGTGCTCCCGGTCGGTGTCGTCGACACCCAGTTCGTCAAGCTGCCGTTGCTCGGCATCCCGGTGATGCGCCGTCCCGGGGTCCGGATCGGCCGGCCGATGGACTTCGACCGCTACGCCGGGGCGGGCAACGACCGCGACGTCCTGCGGTGGGTGACCGACGAGATCATGGCGGCGGTGCAGGAGCTGTCGGGCCAGACCTACGTCGACGCCTACGCCGCCTCGGTCAAGAGCGCCGCCGCGGAGGGCCGCGTCTTCCCCACCACGGTGCTGGAGCGCCCGGGAGCCGGCCGTCCGGTGCCGCCCGTGCCCGCGCCGGTGCCCCGACCGGCCGAGGTCACCCCGTGA
- a CDS encoding C40 family peptidase — MTSHRREADHDLRAVRATRTVRKSVIGLSTLALTVATFLPGASTASAAPTAVTIAEAKAQIEQLEVESAAIDQEWVGVKEQLDAGRAKLARKQADVRTQTAKVARVKRQVGQVALAQFQNRNVDTAAQIFFNSDSDNFMSQISTVEKVSENQNTVLQDFQEQQAALAELQHSSETDLATLTEQEKKLAELRADSDAKVAESKKVLARLTAAERAAIAAAEKKAAEEAKKKAEAAAASSSSTTTTGSTSGSTTTTPDTTSGTSAVSGSSRGAKAVSFAKAQLGKPYRFGATGPAAYDCSGLTGAAWKAAGVTLPRTSQSQIGAGRSVSRSELQPGDLVFYYSGISHVALYVGNGQIIHAPNSRSSVKYADVDSMPWAGARRPG; from the coding sequence TTGACGTCACACCGCCGCGAGGCCGACCACGACCTCCGCGCCGTCCGGGCCACCCGGACCGTGCGGAAGTCGGTCATCGGTCTGTCCACGCTGGCGCTGACGGTCGCGACCTTCCTCCCCGGTGCCTCCACCGCGTCGGCCGCGCCGACGGCGGTGACGATCGCCGAGGCGAAGGCGCAGATCGAGCAGCTCGAGGTCGAGTCCGCCGCCATCGACCAGGAGTGGGTGGGCGTCAAGGAGCAGCTGGACGCGGGCCGCGCCAAGCTGGCCCGCAAGCAGGCTGACGTGCGGACGCAGACGGCGAAGGTCGCCCGCGTGAAGCGGCAGGTCGGTCAGGTCGCGCTGGCGCAGTTCCAGAACCGCAACGTGGACACGGCGGCACAGATCTTCTTCAACTCCGACTCCGACAACTTCATGAGCCAGATCTCCACCGTCGAGAAGGTCAGCGAGAACCAGAACACGGTGCTCCAGGACTTCCAGGAGCAGCAGGCGGCCCTGGCCGAGCTGCAGCACTCCAGCGAGACCGACCTCGCCACCCTCACCGAGCAGGAGAAGAAGCTCGCGGAGCTGCGGGCCGACTCCGACGCGAAGGTCGCCGAGTCCAAGAAGGTGCTGGCCCGGCTGACGGCCGCCGAGCGTGCGGCCATCGCCGCGGCCGAGAAGAAGGCGGCCGAGGAGGCCAAGAAGAAGGCCGAGGCCGCCGCCGCGAGCTCCTCCTCGACCACCACGACGGGCAGCACGAGCGGGTCGACCACGACCACTCCCGACACCACCTCCGGGACCAGCGCGGTCAGCGGCAGCAGCCGCGGCGCGAAGGCGGTCTCGTTCGCGAAGGCCCAGCTCGGCAAGCCCTACCGGTTCGGGGCGACGGGTCCGGCCGCCTACGACTGCTCCGGCCTCACCGGGGCGGCCTGGAAGGCCGCCGGGGTCACCCTGCCGCGCACCTCGCAGAGCCAGATCGGCGCCGGCCGGTCCGTCAGCCGCAGCGAGCTGCAGCCCGGCGACCTCGTCTTCTACTACAGCGGCATCAGCCACGTCGCCCTCTACGTGGGCAACGGCCAGATCATCCACGCCCCGAACTCCCGCAGCAGCGTCAAGTACGCCGACGTCGACTCGATGCCGTGGGCCGGGGCGCGCCGCCCGGGCTGA
- a CDS encoding DEDD exonuclease domain-containing protein, with the protein MAPGSPLQASFEDLGTPLADVVFCVVDLETTGSGETDRITEVGAVKVRGGEVLGEFQTLVNPQAHIPPLIAVLTGITNAMVAGAPALDEVLPAFLTFAEGCVLVAHNAPFDTGFLRRACAALDYPAPRWSVVDTATLARQILLRDEVRNCKLGTLAAHFRAAVTPDHRALTDARATVDVLHGLMERVGNLGVHTLEDLQEFSRKVSPQRRAKRTWAADLPDEPGVYLFVAEHGGERQVLYVGKSKNIRTRVRTYFTAAEKRPRMEEMVRVATGVEPVPCATPLQAEVVELRLIAAHAPRYNRRSKYPERVQWLKVTDEPFPRLSVVRAVKDDGATYFGPFSRRQAADDVVMAVYDSFPLRQCTPRLSLAGTGTACALAGMGRCCAPCDGSITRDDYAGVVEQVRAVLSRDARPAVAGVSHRLVRLVDQQRFEEAATIRRRLETLTRTGARYHRVRALASCSEIVAARREGPDWEIHVVRHGRLAAAGVARPHDVPQAVARALQATAETVRPAPDPLPAATIEETERIADWLERPGVRLMEVTGDWMWPLHAVVDHDTLVEHALGARATPRPAAAAALG; encoded by the coding sequence GTGGCACCCGGATCCCCCCTGCAGGCCTCCTTCGAGGACCTCGGCACCCCGCTGGCCGACGTCGTCTTCTGCGTCGTCGACCTGGAGACCACGGGCAGTGGCGAGACCGACCGGATCACCGAGGTCGGGGCCGTCAAGGTGCGCGGCGGTGAGGTGCTGGGTGAGTTCCAGACGCTGGTCAACCCGCAGGCCCACATCCCGCCGCTGATCGCCGTGCTCACCGGGATCACCAACGCGATGGTGGCCGGGGCGCCGGCGCTGGACGAGGTGCTGCCCGCGTTCCTGACCTTCGCCGAGGGCTGCGTGCTCGTGGCCCACAACGCCCCGTTCGACACCGGCTTCCTGCGCCGCGCCTGCGCCGCGCTGGACTACCCCGCGCCGCGCTGGTCGGTCGTGGACACCGCGACCCTGGCCCGGCAGATCCTGCTCCGCGACGAGGTCCGCAACTGCAAGCTGGGGACCCTCGCCGCCCACTTCCGGGCGGCCGTCACGCCCGACCACCGCGCGCTCACCGACGCCCGGGCGACCGTGGACGTGCTGCACGGGCTGATGGAGCGGGTGGGCAACCTCGGGGTGCACACCCTGGAGGACCTGCAGGAGTTCAGCCGCAAGGTGTCGCCGCAGCGGCGCGCCAAGCGGACCTGGGCGGCCGACCTGCCGGATGAGCCCGGGGTGTACCTGTTCGTCGCCGAGCACGGCGGCGAGCGCCAGGTCCTCTACGTGGGCAAGTCCAAGAACATCCGGACCCGGGTGCGCACCTACTTCACCGCCGCCGAGAAGCGGCCGCGGATGGAGGAGATGGTGCGGGTGGCGACCGGGGTGGAGCCGGTGCCGTGCGCCACGCCGCTGCAGGCCGAGGTGGTGGAGCTGCGGCTGATCGCCGCCCACGCGCCGCGCTACAACCGGCGCTCCAAGTACCCCGAGCGGGTCCAGTGGCTGAAGGTGACCGACGAGCCGTTCCCCCGGCTCTCGGTCGTCCGCGCGGTCAAGGACGACGGCGCCACCTACTTCGGACCGTTCTCCCGCCGGCAGGCGGCGGACGACGTCGTGATGGCGGTCTACGACAGCTTCCCGCTGCGCCAGTGCACGCCGCGGCTCAGCCTGGCGGGCACCGGGACGGCCTGCGCCCTCGCCGGGATGGGCCGCTGCTGCGCCCCCTGCGACGGCAGCATCACCCGGGACGACTACGCCGGCGTGGTGGAGCAGGTGCGGGCCGTGCTGTCCCGCGACGCCCGGCCCGCCGTCGCCGGGGTCTCGCACCGGCTCGTCCGGCTGGTCGACCAGCAGCGCTTCGAGGAGGCGGCCACCATCCGGCGGCGGCTGGAGACCCTGACCCGCACCGGCGCCCGCTACCACCGCGTCCGGGCTCTCGCGTCCTGCAGCGAGATCGTCGCGGCCCGGCGGGAGGGCCCGGACTGGGAGATCCACGTGGTCCGCCACGGCCGGCTCGCCGCGGCCGGGGTGGCCCGGCCGCACGACGTGCCGCAGGCGGTGGCCCGCGCGCTGCAGGCGACCGCCGAGACCGTCCGGCCGGCGCCCGACCCGCTGCCCGCGGCCACCATCGAGGAGACCGAGCGGATCGCCGACTGGCTGGAGCGGCCCGGGGTCCGGCTGATGGAGGTGACCGGGGACTGGATGTGGCCGCTGCACGCGGTGGTCGACCACGACACCCTCGTCGAGCACGCCCTCGGTGCCCGGGCCACGCCCCGGCCCGCGGCCGCCGCCGCACTAGGGTGA
- a CDS encoding maleylpyruvate isomerase family mycothiol-dependent enzyme, translated as MSVALDHLRHITAETARFRALLAAVDPATPVPTCPGWDADDLLWHLTEVQSFWGRVVEQRCTDPETLRGPEVLRPDDRAALLALSRRSTDALARTLRRTPPTTPVWTWADDQSAGFVLRRQAHEALVHRVDAECTAGDRTPLDPALAADGVDEALRVMFGGAPEGAELEVDAVATVRLHSTDTDDRWLVTLARYTGAVQEGVPGSGPTLFIAPEDHGLPTAATVAAAAGDLDCWLWGRPPLGDVELAGDVPVLAGLREVVESGIS; from the coding sequence ATGTCCGTCGCGCTCGACCACCTGCGCCACATCACCGCCGAGACGGCCCGGTTCCGTGCCCTGCTGGCCGCCGTCGACCCGGCGACCCCGGTCCCCACCTGCCCCGGCTGGGACGCCGACGACCTGCTCTGGCACCTGACCGAGGTCCAGTCGTTCTGGGGCCGGGTGGTCGAGCAGCGCTGCACCGACCCGGAGACGCTGCGGGGCCCGGAGGTCCTCCGTCCGGACGACCGGGCGGCCCTGCTGGCGCTGTCCCGGCGCAGCACCGACGCGCTGGCCCGGACCCTGCGGCGCACGCCGCCCACCACCCCCGTCTGGACCTGGGCCGACGACCAGAGCGCGGGCTTCGTGCTCCGCCGGCAGGCGCACGAGGCGCTCGTGCACCGGGTCGACGCCGAGTGCACCGCCGGTGACCGGACCCCGCTCGACCCGGCGCTCGCCGCGGACGGCGTCGACGAGGCCCTGCGGGTGATGTTCGGCGGGGCGCCCGAGGGAGCCGAGCTCGAGGTCGACGCGGTCGCGACGGTGCGGCTGCACAGCACCGACACCGACGACCGCTGGCTGGTCACGCTCGCCCGCTACACGGGCGCGGTCCAGGAGGGCGTGCCCGGCAGCGGACCGACGCTGTTCATCGCGCCGGAGGACCACGGCCTGCCGACGGCGGCCACGGTCGCGGCGGCGGCCGGCGACCTGGACTGCTGGCTGTGGGGCCGGCCGCCGCTCGGCGACGTCGAGCTGGCCGGCGACGTCCCGGTGCTGGCGGGCCTGCGCGAGGTCGTCGAGTCGGGCATCAGCTGA